The following proteins are encoded in a genomic region of Trichoplusia ni isolate ovarian cell line Hi5 chromosome 18, tn1, whole genome shotgun sequence:
- the LOC113502801 gene encoding ubiquitin-conjugating enzyme E2 G1-like isoform X2 produces the protein MSEPQSSLLLKKQLAELNKNPVEGFSAGLIDDNDIYRWEVLIIGPPDTLYEGGFFKAHLHFPKEYPLRPPRMKFVTEIWHPNIEKNGDVCISILHEPGDDKWGYEKASERWLPVHTVETILISVISMLADPNDESPANVDAAKEWRESYSEFKRKVAQCVRKSQEDCS, from the exons ATGTCAGAGCCACAGTCttcgcttttattaaaaaagcagCTAGCTG AACTGAACAAAAATCCAGTGGAAGGTTTTTCTGCTGGATTGATAGATGACAATGACATATACAGATGGGAAGTCCTCATCATCGGTCCTCCAGACACATTATA tGAGGGTGGATTCTTCAAGGCACATTTACACTTTCCAAAGGAATATCCTCTGAGGCCACCACGGATGAAATTTGTCACGGAAATATGGCATCCAAATA TTGAAAAGAATGGAGATGTTTGCATATCAATATTGCATGAACCCGGAGATGACAAGTGGGGCTATGAGAAGGCATCAGAAAGGTGGCTGCCAGTACATACAGTGGAGACCATTCTTATAAGTGTTATTTCGATGCTCGCAGACCCAAATGATGAAAGCCCTGCTAATGTTGATGCTGCG AAAGAATGGAGAGAATCATATTCGGAGTTTAAAAGGAAAGTAGCACAGTGTGTGAGAAAGAGCCAAGAGGATTGTTCCTAA
- the LOC113502801 gene encoding ubiquitin-conjugating enzyme E2 G1-like isoform X1 — protein MSEPQSSLLLKKQLAELNKNPVEGFSAGLIDDNDIYRWEVLIIGPPDTLYEGGFFKAHLHFPKEYPLRPPRMKFVTEIWHPNIEKNGDVCISILHEPGDDKWGYEKASERWLPVHTVETILISVISMLADPNDESPANVDAAKEWRERYSDFKKKVARCVRKSQEDCF, from the exons ATGTCAGAGCCACAGTCttcgcttttattaaaaaagcagCTAGCTG AACTGAACAAAAATCCAGTGGAAGGTTTTTCTGCTGGATTGATAGATGACAATGACATATACAGATGGGAAGTCCTCATCATCGGTCCTCCAGACACATTATA tGAGGGTGGATTCTTCAAGGCACATTTACACTTTCCAAAGGAATATCCTCTGAGGCCACCACGGATGAAATTTGTCACGGAAATATGGCATCCAAATA TTGAAAAGAATGGAGATGTTTGCATATCAATATTGCATGAACCCGGAGATGACAAGTGGGGCTATGAGAAGGCATCAGAAAGGTGGCTGCCAGTACATACAGTGGAGACCATTCTTATAAGTGTTATTTCGATGCTCGCAGACCCAAATGATGAAAGCCCTGCTAATGTTGATGCTGCG AAAGAATGGAGAGAGCGATATTCGGATTTCAAAAAGAAAGTTGCGCGATGTGTTAGGAAAAGTCAAGAAGATTGTTTTTAG
- the LOC113502868 gene encoding myb-binding protein 1A-like protein encodes MTEETDSNTVQKENKVSASVLDAFDLLKAPKDDAKLNGGSKIISQLHGSENEKDLQYVLKRLVRSLGANVPNMRTGYFATLVALLSNFEGITIPQLLELVKKELHSNGSSKSEVGDVALGQILVCGAIFRSKLILKCSSEEQGEVIQLLMAAGKKKSYLSTVAYLILLDFLKGVDIEQFASVYWPLIKQDFKKDLKEHTLDSLYFLMVINTKFPAKVKLRKLIGSTDVLSEDNIHTVCEKMMTGIDFNSIGHPIYKEVATNIANSPHLQLFWTSGIDSQLVKHNRNRELVAINILTTVLHNINTGLEVLPELVSRNFFKLFMDWFKGLQTASKIRSKRDNEDDNKIMIKKQKELLNALAKALKSDQVEDSIRVEILQKLLFNPGEMNFAEITGTTVVKSIISDLKKDGVKKMAKLFKGVLLNTSKKFLKENVERNWYNNERVKAAELLSYLVSHEAIKDDTEFKLTYMKLLMCFGFFKIGGDDNVAVSSELSGAIKSCFYRCFTSRFSNVDNLVTVLSSLSSFICNILQKEQVRAKIEKQFPKENMECWEMLQEVCGKIEENNTKTKVDKVFLILLYQLGLFLFSEPVHVKIARSSIKELKSCYEHYKKGKKKQSKAKKEDLSADPEWIEVLVEVLLSILSAESSVLRSVVQCVFRLLWEYLTPSAVGQIVSVLDPENESNPLTQEDSESENEDEDNPVQENGKESDEESEEEEEESESDGDDEADDDDEEEMRTPEQLRIAVQKALGSAALESDAESVDADMIDEEEGKKLDEALAEAFKQFHQSKGKKSKKDRKDKKSLSDFRIRVLDLVDIYLEKDPSMDICLGMIAPLTRCLEFCIQDSQFSELENRVRKTIKNLTKIRKFSSVDDIDMNILCDHLKSVIEKDARSHFLFQALGDVITFFATFIIHCSEKIDTKKSKVTKSKAASPLTDIFKESLQNYFQNRNCMLPIIFFHNVLQTDWDGSYALVPTIIQNVFNKNVRLFRRNEGLELLSGFYRSLKRSKPTSDKLIKQLISLETEFETTLVDTLKNDSEFSVKNNFFIILRKLINIMQGFHESCQVETKLNFKSLLEVVGSCKATVKTVNNKQIQDTQAVKKTKPKKNKKKRKFEQMNGNAEPQQKKIKKSSESE; translated from the exons ATGACTGAAGAAACCGATTCCAATAcagtacaaaaagaaaacaaagtgtCTGCGTCTGTTTTAGACGCGTTCGATCTACTTAAGGCTCCGAAAGATGATGCTAAACTCAACGGGGGGAGTAAAATCATATCGCAGTTGCACGGCAGTGAG aatgAAAAGGATCTACAATATGTCCTCAAGCGGCTTGTGCGAAGTCTTGGTGCCAATGTACCCAACATGAGGACAGGATACTTTGCCACTCTTGTTGCTTTGCTGTCAAACTTTGAGGGCATCACTATTCCACAATTATTGGAACTTGTCAAGAAGGAACTTCATAGCAATGGCTCATCCAAAAGT GAAGTTGGTGATGTAGCTTTAGGTCAAATTTTGGTTTGTGGTGCCATTTTCCGATCGAAACTTATCTTAAAGTGCAGCAGTGAAGAGCAGGGTGAAGTGATACAGTTGCTAATGGCTGCTGGCAAGAAGAAGTCATATTTGAGCACTGTAGCTTACCTCATACTACTTGATTTTCTAAAAGGA GTTGATATTGAGCAATTTGCTTCAGTCTATTGGCCACTTATAAAACAAGactttaaaaaagatttaaaagagCACACCCTTGATTCTCTTTACTTTCTCATGGTGATTAATACAAAGTTTCCTGCTAAAGTTAAACTGAGAAAATTAATAGGATCCACTGATGTGCTGAGTGAAGACAACATACACACTGTTTGTGAAAAAATGATG ACGGGCATTGATTTCAACTCAATAGGTCATCCTATCTACAAGGAGGTAGCTACAAACATAGCAAACTCGCCTCATTTACAACTATTCTGGACGTCAGGCATTGACAGCCAGCTTGTAAAGCACAACAGAAATCGAGAGTTAGTGGCAATCAACATACTGACCACTGTTCTACACAACATTAACACTGGTTTAGAAGTCTTACCTGAGTTAGTAAGTAGAAATTTCTTCAAACTGTTTATGGATTGGTTTAAAGGGCTACAAACAGCAAGTAAGATCAGAAGCAAAAGAGACAATGAagatgataataaaatcatgatcaagaaacaaaaagaaCTACTTAATGCTTTAGCAAAAGCATTGAAATCAGACCAAGTGGAGGATTCCATAAGAGTAGAGATTCTGcaaaaattgctttttaatcCAGGAGAAATGAATTTCGCTGAAATCACTGGGACTACTGTCGTCAAATCAATCATTTCTGACTTGAAAAAAGATggtgtaaaaaaaatggcaaagtTATTCAAAGGTGTCCTTTTGAACACATCCAAGAAATTCcttaaagaaaatgttgaaaGGAATTGGTACAATAATGAAAGAGTGAAAGCAGCTGAGCTCTTATCTTATTTGGTGAGCCATGAGGCAATAAAAGATGACACAGAATTTAAACTGACTTACATGAAGCTACTCATGTGCTTTGGTTTTTTCAAAATTGGGGGAGATGATAATGTGGCAGTAAGCAGTGAGCTCTCag GAGCCATAAAGTCATGTTTCTATCGCTGCTTCACATCCCGCTTCTCCAATGTTGACAACTTAGTCACAGTTTTATCATCCCTCAGCAGTTTCATCTGTAATATTCTACAAAAGGAACAAGTTCGGGCAAAAATCGAAAAACAATTCCCTAAAGAGAACATGGAATGCTGGGAAATGCTTCAGGAAGTCTGTGGAAAGATAGAAGAAAACAACACCAAAACTAAAGTTGATAAAGTCTTTCTCATCTTACTCTATCAACTTGGACTTTTCCTATTCTCTGAACCTGTCCATGTTAAAATTGCTAGAAGTTCAATAAAGGAGTTGAAGAGTTGCTACGAGCATTACAAGAAAGGTAAGAAAAAACAGTCCAAGGCCAAAAAAGAAGATTTATCAGCCGACCCAGAATGGATTGAAGTCTTAGTTGAAGTTCTGTTATCTATATTGTCAGCTGAATCCAGTGTACTTAGATCTGTAGTGCAATGCGTTTTTAGACTACTCTGGGAATATTTAACTCCATCAGCAGTAGGTCAGATAGTATCAGTATTGGATCCTGAAAATGAATCTAATCCACTAACACAAGAGGATTCCGAGTCGGAAAATGAGGATGAAGACAATCCTGTGCAAGAGAATGGCAAGGAGAGTGACGAAGAGAGTgaagaggaagaagaagaaTCGGAGAGTGACGGTGATGATGAGGCAGACGATGACGATGAGGAAGAGATGAGAACACCAGAACAATTAAGAATAGCAGTTCAGAAAGCCTTAGGTTCCGCAGCCTTAGAATCGGACGCTGAAAGTGTTGATGCTGACATGATAGATGAGGAAGAGGGTAAAAAGCTAGACGAAGCTCTGGCCGAAGCATTTAAACAATTTCACCAAAGTAAAGGTAAAAAATCCAAGAAAGATCGAAAAGATAAAAAGTCTCTTTCTGATTTCAGAATCAGAGTACTTGATCTTGTTGACATCTACTTGGAAAAAGATCCCTCAATGGATATTTGTCTGGGAATGATTGCACCTCTTACAAGGTGTCTTGAATTTTGTATTCAAGACAGTCAGTTTAGCGAATTAGAAAACAGAGTcagaaaaactataaaaaatctgACCAAAATAAGAAAGTTTTCATCTGTTGATGAcattgatatgaatattttatgtgacCATTTAAAGTCAGTCATAGAAAAAGATGCAAGGTCGCACTTTTTGTTTCAAGCTCTTGGCGACGTTATAACATTTTTTGCAACTTTCATAATTCATTGTTCCGAAAAGATTGATACAAAGAAGTCCAAGGTGACAAAATCCAAAGCAGCATCGCCATTGACTGACATTTTCAAGGAATCCTTACAGAACTACTTCCAGAATCGAAACTGCATGCTTCCAATCATATTCTTTCATAACGTCTTGCAGACAGACTGGGATGGCAGTTATGCTCTAGTGCCCActattatacaaaatgttttcaacaaaaatgttAGACTGTTTCGTCGTAATGAGGGACTCGAACTTTTGTCAGGCTTTTATCGTTCTTTAAAAAGAAGTAAACCAACTTCAGACAAACTTATAAAACAGTTGATAAGCTTAGAAACAGAATTTGAAACCACCCTGGTTGATACTTTGAAAAATGATTCTGAGTTTTCAGTGAAGAATAATTTCTTCATTATATTAAGGaaattgataaacataatgcAAGGTTTTCATGAAAGTTGTCAAGtggaaactaaattaaattttaagagtTTACTGGAGGTAGTTGGGTCCTGTAAAGCTACAGTGAAAACagttaacaacaaacaaatacaagACACTCAAGcagttaaaaaaactaaacccaaaaagaacaaaaagaaacgaaaattTGAACAGATGAATGGAAATGCCGAAccacaacaaaagaaaattaaaaaatccagTGAAAGTGAATAA
- the LOC113502863 gene encoding eukaryotic translation initiation factor 4H isoform X2, with amino-acid sequence MFLNMAGRSGYDDVNPRDYGGGGGRRTLGGRPLPSEPPYKAYVGNLPSGIIQGDINRIFPNLAIKNVRLVMDKETDKFKGFCYVEFEYLEDLIRAIEMSGVLKVEDNFIKIDVAEEKRSDRGGFDRGRRDGGRDGGRDGGRGGGGGGFRRDGGGGRDRERGGGGGGGGGGERWAERGERWGERGEREPGRASRGSSEEPRAGDWGRMGARQPAPAPRQPPARRNFDDMPASRPGSSDTSARPKLKLEPRTVTEPLNSLASTSQAHSIFGGARPREERLKELAGE; translated from the exons ATGTTTCTAAACATGGCAGGTCGAAGTGGATACGATGATGTTAATCCCag GGATTATGGTGGCGGTGGCGGCAGAAGAACTCTCGGTGGCCGCCCTCTGCCTTCCGAGCCACCTTACAAGGCTTACGTCGGGAATTTGCCCTCTGGAATTATTCAAGGCGATATCAATAGGATTTTCCCT aacctagctataaaaaatgtaaggtTGGTGATGGATAAAGAGACAGATAAGTTTAAAGGATTCTGCTATGTGGAGTTTGAATATCTTGAGGACTTGATAAGAGCAATTGAAATGAGTGGCGTTCTCAAAGTAGAggataactttattaaaattgatgtgGCTGAAGAAAAAAGGAGTGATCG GGGAGGTTTTGATCGCGGTCGGCGGGACGGTGGGCGCGATGGCGGGCGCGATGGTGggcggggcggcggcggcggcggattCCGGCGGgatggcggcggcggccgcg ACCGTGAACGAGGCGGTGGTGgaggtggcggcggcggcggtgagCGGTGGGCCGAGCGCGGCGAGCGGTGGGGCGAGCGAGGCGAGCGGGAGCCGGGCCGGGCCTCGCGCGGCTCCAGCGAGGAGCCCCGCGCCGGCGACTGGGGCCGCATGGGGGCGCGccagcccgcgcccgcgccgcgccagcCGCCCGCACGACGCAACTTTGACGACATGCCGGCCTCGCGCCCAG GGAGCTCGG ACACGTCCGCGCGGCCCAAGCTGAAGCTGGAGCCGCGCACCGTGACGGAGCCGCTGAACTCGCTCGCGTCGACCAGTCAGGCGCACTCGATAttcggcggcgcgcggccgaGGGAAGAACGACTCAAGGAACTGGCGGGCGAATAG
- the LOC113502863 gene encoding eukaryotic translation initiation factor 4H isoform X1: MFLNMAGRSGYDDVNPRDYGGGGGRRTLGGRPLPSEPPYKAYVGNLPSGIIQGDINRIFPNLAIKNVRLVMDKETDKFKGFCYVEFEYLEDLIRAIEMSGVLKVEDNFIKIDVAEEKRSDRGGFDRGRRDGGRDGGRDGGRGGGGGGFRRDGGGGRGTYDHFDGLDRRAPRHQGGGLPHDRERGGGGGGGGGGERWAERGERWGERGEREPGRASRGSSEEPRAGDWGRMGARQPAPAPRQPPARRNFDDMPASRPGSSDTSARPKLKLEPRTVTEPLNSLASTSQAHSIFGGARPREERLKELAGE, translated from the exons ATGTTTCTAAACATGGCAGGTCGAAGTGGATACGATGATGTTAATCCCag GGATTATGGTGGCGGTGGCGGCAGAAGAACTCTCGGTGGCCGCCCTCTGCCTTCCGAGCCACCTTACAAGGCTTACGTCGGGAATTTGCCCTCTGGAATTATTCAAGGCGATATCAATAGGATTTTCCCT aacctagctataaaaaatgtaaggtTGGTGATGGATAAAGAGACAGATAAGTTTAAAGGATTCTGCTATGTGGAGTTTGAATATCTTGAGGACTTGATAAGAGCAATTGAAATGAGTGGCGTTCTCAAAGTAGAggataactttattaaaattgatgtgGCTGAAGAAAAAAGGAGTGATCG GGGAGGTTTTGATCGCGGTCGGCGGGACGGTGGGCGCGATGGCGGGCGCGATGGTGggcggggcggcggcggcggcggattCCGGCGGgatggcggcggcggccgcggtACGTACGACCACTTCGATGGGCTCGACCGCCGTGCGCCGCGCCATCAGGGTGGAGGGCTGCCACATG ACCGTGAACGAGGCGGTGGTGgaggtggcggcggcggcggtgagCGGTGGGCCGAGCGCGGCGAGCGGTGGGGCGAGCGAGGCGAGCGGGAGCCGGGCCGGGCCTCGCGCGGCTCCAGCGAGGAGCCCCGCGCCGGCGACTGGGGCCGCATGGGGGCGCGccagcccgcgcccgcgccgcgccagcCGCCCGCACGACGCAACTTTGACGACATGCCGGCCTCGCGCCCAG GGAGCTCGG ACACGTCCGCGCGGCCCAAGCTGAAGCTGGAGCCGCGCACCGTGACGGAGCCGCTGAACTCGCTCGCGTCGACCAGTCAGGCGCACTCGATAttcggcggcgcgcggccgaGGGAAGAACGACTCAAGGAACTGGCGGGCGAATAG
- the LOC113503176 gene encoding elongator complex protein 5, protein MHLSILSSICHFRLYFGSDVIKIATMTLFRIKSAPFVLIEDDLTKNILPLLIELIKDEKDHVNLFCYEQPSTLWRNVLKHHSNINYHDEFNSDLSKKSAKCSVIIDSVNQMALNMGWHESLKCLKRLQSDPNVNRLILVLHRDCMLHTAKLQSHLHHMVNAIISYDNTNPQKVWVKLKKGSKVLKSEELITYDNMSSSLRFTPVIKEQKKEEETPKLLPGNLTTFKIEVDQSEKIHKDNLKLPYMSKIHEGESKVYYEPDAVDDWDEEDPDEDLDI, encoded by the coding sequence ATGCATCTGTCGATTCTGTCGTCTATCTGTcattttaggttatattttggaAGCGacgtaataaaaatagcaacaaTGACTTTATTTCGAATAAAATCCGCTCCATTTGTGTTAATTGAAGAcgatcttacaaaaaatattttaccctTATTGATTGAACTTATCAAAGACGAAAAGGAtcatgttaatttattttgttatgagCAGCCTAGTACCCTCTGGaggaatgttttaaaacatcattCCAATATCAACTATCATGATGAATTTAATAGCGATTTGTCCAAAAAAAGTGCAAAGTGTTCAGTAATTATAGACTCTGTTAACCAAATGGCTCTTAACATGGGTTGGcatgaaagtttaaaatgtttaaaaagacTACAGAGTGATCCAAATGTAAACAGGCTTATCTTAGTGTTACACAGGGACTGTATGTTACACACGGCCAAGCTACAATCTCATTTACATCATATGGTTAATGCAATAATATCATACGACAACACAAATCCACAAAAAGTATGGGTTAAATTGAAAAAGGGTAGTAAGGTACTAAAAAGCGAAGAACTAATTACATATGACAATATGAGCTCAAGTTTGAGGTTCACCCCTGTCATAAAAGAACAGAAGAAAGAGGAGGAGACACCAAAACTGTTACCAGGAAATCTAACTACCTTCAAGATTGAAGTAGACCAGTCTGAAAAGATTCACAAGGATAACTTGAAACTTCCTTATATGAGTAAGATACACGAAGGCGAGAGCAAAGTTTACTATGAACCTGATGCTGTTGATGATTGGGATGAAGAAGACCCAGATGAAGACcttgatatataa